From Pyrenophora tritici-repentis strain M4 chromosome 1, whole genome shotgun sequence, the proteins below share one genomic window:
- a CDS encoding RhaT, Permease drug-metabolite transporter (DMT) superfamily gives MVEKRPSIEGLVDNIDPRESHELEELPTFEKPATEPAGLPLKEKLITCFWIALNTLSTLGLIFLSKRVFSDKQLKACQLMVVMWHFTATTLVLFISTLRPFHAFKAVRLNIWNMLPVCGFFAGYVVLGNLSLTFNSIGFYQLSKVMTTPTVVFINFVLFRKYVTKYMLAAILATCIGVSFTINEAAKTQLFGVIIATLAFCSTALYQIWIGKKIEDFGVSPPQLLLNQAPISVCLLIPFVPFFDTIPDLSQVPTNILWSVLASGIMASMYNLSQFLIIGRTSALTFNIVSHLKTIMILSIGWYSEGKILSGREWFGVLLALSGGWVYSHLALKAKKQGGK, from the exons ATGG TAGAGAAGCGCCCCTCGATTGAGGGCCTCGTCGACAATATCGACCCCCGCGAATCCCACGAGCTGGAAGAGCTGCCGACGTTCGAGAAGCCGGCGACGGAGCCTGCAGGTTTACCGCTCAAGGAGAAGCTGATAACATGTTTCTGGATTGCGCTGAACACGCTCTCAACACTGGGATTGATCTTCCTTAGTAAACG CGTCTTCAGTGACAAGCAACTGAAAGCATGCCAGCTCATGGTCGTCATGTGGCATTTCACAGCTACCACGCTCGtcctcttcatctcgacCCTGCGGCCATTCCACGCCTTCAAGGCTGTGCGACTAAACATCTGGAACATGTTGCCCGTATGCGGCTTCTTCGCCGGTTACGTCGTACTAGGCAACCTCAGCTTGACCTTCAACTCGATCGGTTTCTATCAGCTATCCAAGGTCATGACTACGCCGACCGTCGTCTTCATCAACTTCGTCCTGTTCCGAAAGTACGTTACCAAGTACATGCTGGCTGCCATCCTTGCGACATGCATTGGGGTCTCGTTCACCATCAACGAGGCGGCAAAGACCCAGCTTTTTGGTGTTATCATTGCGACCCTGGCTTTCTGCAGTACTGCTTTATACCAGATCTGGATCGGCAAGAAGATTGAGGACTTTGGCGTCTCGCCGCCTCAGCTCCTGCTTAACCAGGCCCCCATCTCTGTCTGCCTCCTCATCCCATTTGTTCCTTTCTTCGACACTATCCCAGATCTCTCCCAGGTACCCACCAACATCCTATGGAGCGTTCTAGCATCCGGCATCATGGCCTCAATGTACAACTTGAGCCAGTTCTTGATTATTGGACGAACGAGCGCCCTGACCTTCAACATTGTCAGCCATCTCAAGACCATCATGATTTTGAGCATAGGTTGGTACAGCGAAGGCAAGATCCTGAGCGGACGGGAGTGGTTTGGTGTTTTGCTTGCGCTAAGTGGTGGCTGGGTATACTCCCATCTTGCGCTCAAGGCGAAGAAGCAGGGTGGAAAGTAA
- a CDS encoding HepA, Superfamily II DNA-RNA helicase, SNF2 family encodes MYRDPVDDGEHSRGGRNPPGHQGEPTPAYHRSASQPYQHHSPNTPAPLPLHHANLHPHQPPQSPNNTELPPISTALYSRDTSRYYDPTSDNGDRGLARDPARYDPQYPAQQARDPHAYPDSRPAHSPYDKVYQSPVTTSYAHHSPLQRPISQHQHTGGMEAMSHSPVSPSVYQSMNRGAVQPPPPSYSRRTSIKDEAPPPTRADPMSLSSIMSSGADNEPSQKPQPPPTTVIVDPFRSTKPLPNQHFVKQEAMASPAPTDLPPHENGYLPRVYDVVPVASTVQSAQLSATRSLPAPDEAEVEAELANIETRKMTDLDDSGTPHEFDDYKKRSQKRVLEVAAAEASKRKRRRTATLIRFQDVSAAHRDYAKHSYNVEHEGDAWQQVQSQEIAEEKERKKDMQRKRRREKTIQNEEAKRAEALAKAGQAENEEEKERHLLAAQKAERKAKTTSQLLQGNAPSKDIREVTPHGPNMEGGTMSSFQASDDVVGGKRKGNRGTGRLKKSKEQKQAEKDAAAAGQAAIDRGDDLPMIAPREEARLDSLRGRSFTEDLGPVVLTSYDSSVYRNLYQQIVKDLARKDIPKVVRIKENSLSTKQSNLRKTAQLAAKEARRWQMRTNKNQKDTQARAKRGMREMLAFWKRNERDERESRKNAERQELENAKKAEADREANRQKRKLNFLISQTELYSHFIGKKARTDEIERSTDDTDAAAAAPQESHKSGLDVGDMPTDGTAKVTNFEDLDFDNEDESALNAAAMANAQHAIQQAQDRARAFNKSGDDEDDGEMNFQNPSGLQNKEDWIPQPGLLNCTLKEYQLKGLNWLVNLYEQGINGILADEMGLGKTVQSISVMAYLAERYNIWGPFLVIAPASTLHNWQQEITRFVPDLNVIPYWGTAKDRKILRKLWDRKHVTYTRDSPFHVVVSSYQLVVQDAQYFQKMRWQYMILDEAQAIKSSQSSRWKSLLGFHSRNRLLLTGTPIQNNMQELWALLHFIMPSLFDSHDEFSEWFSKDIESHAQSNTKLNEDQLRRLHMILKPFMLRRVKKHVQKELGDKIELDVYCDLTYRQRAYYANLRAKINIMDLVEKAVGDEQDSATLMNLVMQFRKVCNHPDLFERADTWSPFSFASFAETASFLREGQNVRVGYSTRNLIEYPLPRLIGREGGRLELAGPDNQKAGFKGHYLDNLMNVWSPDNIELSAREAGAFSWLRFSDLSASEASKVARSGLFQRALAAGQKPNRVGRFNVLYSDDNGKWEPKHSMLNIVDRQDRLPLVEVATEGHMHNLFNVARSAFEKTGLNVIEPCAKPKASAPPVELYCASQGVITEKQSIYFNGPIRNALYGVSEASEHTMLEAKTESAALTVCNKLPQPTNERTRFTHIEAPSMSRFVTDSGKLAQLDALLKELKANDHRVLLYFQMTRMMDLMEEYLTYRNYKYCRLDGSTKLEDRRDTVADFQSDRSIFVFLLSTRAGGLGINLTSADTVIFYDSDWNPTIDSQAMDRAHRLGQTRQVTVYRLITRGTIEERIRKRALQKEEVQRVVISGGGGAGVDFNTRSRENRTKDMAMWLVDDDQAAEIEKKEAELAEQEKNAPPGKKRSKKKQRAEANLDDMYHEGEGHFDESAKASGAATPIAPTETPAGGKRKKGGLSKKAKTAKQRLAVADGEV; translated from the exons ATGTATCGCGATCCGGTCGATGATGGGGAGCATTCGcgaggaggaagaaatcCGCCAGGGCACCAAGGGGAACCTACTCCAGCTTACCATAGATCAGCAAGCCAACCATACCAACATCATTCGCCAAATACACCGGCGCCCTTGCCTCTCCACCACGCCAACTTGCACCCCCATCAACCTCCCCAATCCCCAAACAACACCGAGCTGCCGCCCATCAGCACGGCCCTCTATTCCCGCGACACGTCTAGGTATTACGACCCGACTTCAGACAATGGCGACCGTGGCCTAGCTCGGGACCCGGCGCGTTACGACCCCCAATATCCTGCACAG CAGGCTCGGGATCCTCACGCGTATCCAGACTCTCGCCCTGCACACAGCCCCTACGACAAAGTCTATCAATCGCCCGTCACCACCTCGTACGCGCACCACTCGCCGTTGCAGCGCCCCATCTCGCAGCACCAACACACTGGCGGAATGGAGGCAATGTCGCACTCGCCCGTCTCGCCATCGGTATATCAGTCAATGAACCGCGGCGCTGTCCAGCCACCGCCGCCGAGTTACTCCAGGAGAACATCCATCAAGGATGAG GCACCGCCGCCAACACGCGCGGACCCCATGTCGCTCTCGAGCATAATGTCCTCTGGTGCAGACAACGAGCCTTCCCAAAAGCCTCAGCCTCCCCCGACGACCGTCATCGTCGACCCATTCCGATCAACCAAGCCTTTGCCCAATCAACACTTCGTCAAGCAAGAGGCCATGGCATCTCCAGCGCCCACTGACCTGCCTCCGCACGAGAATGGCTACCTGCCGCGAGTATACGACGTCGTACCAGTTGCCAGCACCGTGCAATCCGCACAGCTGTCTGCGACCCGTTCGTTGCCTGCGCCCGACGAAGCCGAGGTCGAGGCTGAACTCGCAAACATCGAGACCAGGAAAATGACCGATCTGGACGACTCAGGTACCCCGCACGAGTTCGACGACTACAAGAAGCGGAGCCAAAAGCGCGTTCTCGAAGTTGCTGCTGCCGAAGCAAGCAAGCGCAAGCGACGGCGGACTGCAACTCTGATCCGCTTCCAGGATGTCTCTGCTGCCCATCGTGACTATGCTAAGCACTCGTACAATGTGGAGCACGAGGGCGATGCCTGGCAGCAGGTTCAGAGCCAGGAGATTGCTGAAGAGAAGGAGCGCAAGAAGGACATGCAGCGGAAGCGGAGACGAGAGAAGACGATCCAGAACGAGGAAGCCAAGCGGGCCGAAGCTCTGGCAAAGGCTGGCCAAGCTGAAAACGAGGAGGAGAAAGAGCGTCACTTGTTGGCTGCACAGAAAGCGGAGCGAAAGGCGAAGACTACCAGTCAACTCCTGCAGGGCAACGCCCCCAGCAAGGACATCCGCGAAGTCACTCCCCACGGACCAAACATGGAGGGCGGCACCATGAGCTCATTCCAGGCCTCCGACGACGTTGTAGGTGGAAAGCGCAAGGGCAATCGTGGTACCGGCCGTCTTAAGAAGAGCAAGGAACAAAAGCAAGCAGAGAAGGACGCCGCGGCTGCAGGTCAGGCTGCTATTGACCGTGGCGATGATCTACCCATGATTGCGCCGCGCGAGGAAGCACGCCTCGACTCCCTACGAGGCCGCAGCTTTACGGAAGACCTAGGTCCCGTTGTCCTCACCTCCTACGACTCGTCTGTGTACCGCAACCTTTACCAGCAGATCGTCAAGGATCTGGCTCGGAAAGATATCCCCAAGGTCGTCCGCATCAAGGAGAACTCGCTGTCTACAAAACAGTCAAACCTCCGCAAGACTGCTCAACTCGCCGCCAAGGAGGCTCGCAGGTGGCAAATGCGTACCAACAAGAACCAAAAGGACACACAGGCTAGGGCCAAGCGAGGCATGCGCGAGATGCTTGCATTCTGGAAGAGGAACGAGCGTGACGAACGCGAGTCACGGAAGAATGCAGAGCGTCAGGAGCTGGAGAATGCGAAGAAGGCCGAGGCCGATCGGGAAGCAAATCGACAGAAGCGCAAGTTGAACTTTCTCATCTCGCAGACGGAACTCTACTCGCATTTCATCGGCAAGAAGGCCAGGACAGACGAGATCGAAAGATCCACCGACGACACTGATGCCGCCGCTGCCGCTCCGCAAGAATCCCACAAGTCTGGTCTTGATGTTGGTGATATGCCAACAGACGGAACTGCCAAGGTCACAAATTTTGAGGACCTCGACTTTGACAACGAAGACGAGAGCGCTCTCAACGCCGCTGCCATGGCGAACGCCCAACACGCTATTCAGCAGGCACAAGATCGGGCTCGTGCCTTCAACAAATCTGGCGATGACGAGGATGATGGAGAAATGAACTTCCAAAACCCGTCTGGACTTCAGAACAAGGAAGACTGGATCCCTCAACCCGGCCTGCTCAACTGTACTCTCAAGGAATATCAACTCAAAGGTCTCAACTGGCTGGTCAACCTGTATGAGCAAGGTATCAACGGTATCCTAGCCGACGAGATGGGTCTTGGAAAGACTGTCCAGTCTATATCCGTCATGGCCTATCTCGCCGAGAGGTACAATATCTGGGGACCTTTCCTTGTGATTGCTCCAGCATCAACACTGCACAACTGGCAACAAGAAATCACCAGATTCGTTCCAGACCTCAACGTCATCCCATACTGGGGTACTGCCAAGGATCGTAAGATCTTGCGTAAGCTCTGGGATCGAAAACACGTCACATACACTCGCGATTCGCCCTTTCACGTCGTGGTCTCTTCGTACCAACTGGTTGTTCAAGATGCTCAGTACTTCCAGAAGATGCGCTGGCAGTACATGATTCTCGATGAGGCACAGGCTATCAAATCCTCCCAGAGTTCTCGTTGGAAGAGTTTGCTTGGGTTCCATTCGCGTAACCGACTGCTCCTGACAGGTACACCGATTCAGAACAACATGCAAGAACTTTGGGCCCTTCTTCATTTCATTATGCCTAGCTTATTCGATTCTCACGACGAGTTTAGCGAATGGTTCTCCAAGGATATTGAGAGCCACGCGCAGAGTAACACGAAGCTCAATGAGGACCAGCTGAGGCGACTTCACATGATTCTGAAGCCATTCATGTTACGACGTGTCAAGAAGCATGTACAGAAGGAACTTGGAGACAAGATCGAGTTGGACGTCTACTGCGATCTGACCTACCGACAGCGCGCATACTACGCCAATCTCCGTGCGAAGATCAACATTATGGATTTGGTCGAGAAGGCAGTCGGAGACGAGCAAGACAGTGCAACTCTGATGAACTTGGTCATGCAGTTCAGGAAGGTTTGCAACCATCCTGACTTGTTTGAGCGCGCCGACACATGGTCTCCTTTCTCGTTCGCTTCGTTTGCCGAGACTGCATCGTTCCTCCGCGAAGGCCAGAATGTTCGAGTCGGATACTCCACGCGAAACTTGATTGAATACCCCTTACCGCGACTTATTGGTCGTGAGGGTGGCCGGCTAGAGCTTGCGGGTCCCGACAATCAGAAGGCTGGCTTCAAAGGACACTACCTTGACAACTTGATGAACGTATGGAGCCCAGACAACATTGAACTATCCGCTCGAGAAGCTGGAGCATTCTCTTGGCTCCGTTTCTCCGACCTGTCAGCTAGCGAGGCCTCCAAGGTTGCCAGGAGCGGTCTTTTCCAGCGAGCTCTTGCTGCTGGGCAGAAGCCAAACCGGGTTGGACGCTTCAACGTACTGTACAGTGATGACAACGGCAAGTGGGAGCCGAAGCATTCGATGCTCAACATTGTCGATCGCCAGGATCGTCTGCCTTTGGTCGAAGTCGCAACAGAAGGACACATGCATAACCTTTTCAATGTTGCCCGGTCTGCGTTTGAAAAGACGGGCCTGAACGTCATTGAGCCTTGTGCCAAGCCAAAGGCATCAGCACCTCCAGTCGAACTGTACTGTGCCAGCCAGGGTGTCATCACCGAAAAGCAGAGCATCTACTTCAACGGCCCCATCAGGAATGCGCTATACGGTGTTTCTGAAGCATCTGAGCACACCATGTTGGAAGCCAAGACGGAAAGCGCTGCGCTGACTGTTTGCAACAAGCTTCCTCAACCCACCAACGAGCGAACACGCTTCACGCACATCGAGGCTCCATCAATGTCACGCTTCGTCACCGACTCTGGCAAGCTAGCTCAACTAGACGCACTGCTGAAGGAGCTCAAGGCCAACGATCATCGTGTCCTGCTGTACTTCCAGATGACTAGGATGATGGACCTGATGGAGGAGTATCTGACGTACAGGAACTACAAGTACTGCCGTCTGGATGGATCCACCAAGCTCGAGGATCGTCGCGATACTGTGGCGGACTTCCAGAGCGACCGCTCTATCTTTGTCTTCCTCTTGTCTACTCGCGCTGGTGGTCTTGGTATCAACTTGACATCTGCCGATACGGTCATCTTCTACGATTCGGACTGGAACCCTACCATCGATTCACAAGCCATGGACCGTGCTCATCGTCTCGGTCAAACGCGCCAGGTCACTGTCTACCGTCTCATCACTCGTGGCACTATCGAAGAGCGTATCCGCAAACGTGCTCTACAGAAGGAAGAAGTGCAGCGCGTTGTCATTTctggaggcggaggagcCGGAGTCGACTTCAACACTCGATCCAGGGAGAACAGGACCAAAGACATGGCTATGTGGCTCGTCGACGACGATCAGGCAGCAGAGattgagaagaaggaggcAGAGCTGGCAGAGCAAGAGAAGAATGCTCCACCAGGCAAGAAGCGCagcaagaagaagcagcGGGCCGAGGCTAACCTTGATGACATGTACCACGAAG GCGAAGGACACTTTGACGAGAGCGCCAAGGCGAGTGGTGCAGCTACACCCATTGCTCCCACGGAAACTCCCGCAGGAGGCAAACGCAAGAAAGGCGGGCTTAGCAAGAAAGCCAAGACAGCCAAACAGCGTCTTGCAGTCGCTGATGGAGAGGTCTAG
- a CDS encoding ribosome biogenesis protein BRX1 yields the protein MASVYKTLSGAEKDERETGEKRNKQRVLILSSRGVTFRHRHLLQDLYSLMPHSRKEAKLDTKTKLYQLNELAELYNCNNVLFFEARKGKDLYCWMSKPPNGPTVKMHLQNLHTMEELNFIGNCLKGSRPVLSFDAAFDKQAHLRVIKELFTQIFGVPKTSRKVKPFVDHVMGFTVADGKIWIRVYQINESEPGKKKPVDGEEMDVDEPAPKKKGKTEFDVSLVEIGPRFVLTPIVIQESSFGGPIIYENKEFVSPNQIRSDLRKSKASRFNRRTDAQRDTLLKHQDLGLTSQGGRKKEKDPLSDQVLFA from the exons ATGGCTTCCGTATACAAGACACTATCTGGCGCCGAAAAGGACGAGAGGGAGACGGGCGAGAAGAGGAACAAGCAGCGTGTCCTGATTCTG AGTTCAAGAGGTGTCACATTCCGACACCGACATCTGCTACAAGATCTGTACTCTTTGAT GCCCCATAGTCGGAAAGAAGCCAAACTCGATACCAAGACCAAGCTCTACCAGCTCAACGAACTAGCAG AACTCTACAACTGCAACAATGTCCTCTTCTTCGAGGCTCGCAAAGGCAAGGATCTCTACTGCTGGATGTCCAAACCTCCTAATGGCCCCACCGTGAAAATGCACCTGCAAAACCTGCACACCATGGAAGAGCTCAACTTCATCGGCAACTGCCTCAAGGGATCGCGGCCAGTGCTTTCTTTTGACGCAGCATTCGACAAGCAGGCTCATTTGCGCGTCATCAAGGAACTTTTCACTCAGATCTTCGGCGTCCCAAAGACCAGCAGAAAAGTAAAGCCATTTGTGGACCACGTCATGGGTTTCACCGTTGCCGACGGCAAGATCTGGATCCGCGTGTACCAAATCAACGAGAGCGAGCCTGGCAAGAAGAAGCCTGTGGATGGTGAAGAGATGGACGTCGATGAGCCCGcgccgaagaagaagggaAAGACCGAGTTCGATGTCAGCCTTGTCGAAATCGGGCCGCGCTTTGTGCTCACGCCCATCGTTATCCAAGAGTCCAGTTTTGGAGGCCCCATCATCTACGAGAACAAGGAGTTCGTCTCGCCTAACCAGATCCGATCCGACTTGAGAAAGTCAAAGGCAAGCAGATTCAACAGGCGCACTGATGCGCAGAGAGATACTTTGCTCAAGCACCAGGATTTGGGTCTTACGTCGCAAGGCGGTCGCAAGAAAGAAAAGGACCCGCTGAGCGACCAGGTCTTGTTTGCATAG
- a CDS encoding Herpes-BLLF1 multi-domain protein, with protein MLFEDLATELVVHVFLSCNSVTDVTALSSTCRRFRNIYSSSQKLPILEIAAETQLGPLEDLNQLLTHNASQPAHIVRSVPFSLALLKQIVQHGRVAEKWCDIYPFKKWKHNFESRRLLTAEERYRVRRAIYRSWLYSRAFHNRDHPREFRAARLVLLKRAALLHNWSTWELAEIADVHSVIREVVQTNVCPSNNTITRKFKKRHPGNEHSLLFNIHLNYPPTAPQAFNPFTPNPLTTDFHNTPTYTSRYASSKYSLHHEVGAEGWGDDIPHYYVIEDYMKLDPAQILYLKEHAPLKSMVESYVRSLCPEYDWFTNNGETWVQTLEFVLEERGEDVGDFMGAIADGELGVAVCEMQVAG; from the coding sequence ATGTTGTTCGAAGACCTCGCAACAGAGCTCGTTGTACATGTGTTTCTATCCTGCAATTCAGTCACCGATGTCACGGCGCTATCATCGACCTGCCGCCGCTTCCGCAACATCTACTCCTCATCCCAGAAACTCCCCATACTCGAGATCGCAGCAGAAACGCAGCTCGGGCCTCTGGAAGACCTAAACCAACTCCTCACTCACAATGCCAGTCAACCGGCACATATCGTTCGCTCCGTCCCATTCTCCCTCGCCCTTCTCAAGCAAATTGTCCAGCACGGGCGCGTCGCCGAGAAGTGGTGCGATATATACCCATTCAAGAAGTGGAAGCACAACTTTGAAAGCCGCCGTCTACTGACGGCCGAGGAGCGATACCGTGTGCGACGCGCCATCTATCGCTCTTGGCTCTACTCCCGCGCCTTCCACAACCGCGATCATCCACGCGAATTCCGCGCAGCACGTCTCGTCCTACTCAAACGTGCGGCGCTCCTGCACAACTGGAGTACCTGGGAACTTGCCGAAATTGCCGATGTGCACTCCGTCATCCGGGAGGTCGTACAAACCAACGTCTGCCCCTCCAACAACACCATTACACGAAAGTTCAAGAAACGACATCCGGGTAACGAGCACTCCCTCCTCTTCAATATTCATCTCAATTACCCGCCAACAGCCCCACAAGCCTTCAACCCGTTCACCCCGAACCCGCTTACCACTGACTTCCACAACACACCAACTTACACTTCACGCTACGCCTCGTCCAAATACTCGCTGCACCACGAAGTCGGCGCTGAGGGCTGGGGCGACGATATACCCCACTATTACGTCATAGAGGACTACATGAAGCTCGACCCGGCTCAGATATTGTATCTTAAAGAACACGCGCCGCTGAAAAGTATGGTGGAGAGCTATGTCAGGAGTCTATGCCCGGAATATGATTGGTTCACTAATAATGGGGAGACGTGGGTTCAGACGCTGGAGTTTGTGCTCGAGGAGCGTGGAGAGGATGTAGGAGACTTTATGGGGGCTATTGCGGATGGGGAGTTGGGTGTTGCTGTGTGTGAGATGCAGGTGGCGGGGTAG